A stretch of Brassica napus cultivar Da-Ae chromosome C6, Da-Ae, whole genome shotgun sequence DNA encodes these proteins:
- the LOC106406449 gene encoding disease resistance protein Roq1 isoform X1: MNTVLKKRSCFKTKVKSLRLFESRSSLSSSFSFPPKKYDVFLSFRGADTRKNFVSFLYKELETKGIQTFKDDKALVRGRPIAPELVQAIQGTRIAVVVVSPTYSASYWCLEELVKILKLEKKGLLIVVPIFYEVDPCQVRRQKGEVAEQFKKHKKRYSRERVRSWRNALTRVTILSGDCSKNCKDDATLVDGITKRISEILSTETQSNGNNLIGFDKHMKELYPLLDLNSDEGVQVSGIWGRGSNGISALARGVYQDISPKFEAHCFLEDLRKISLDCQKSHLQEELLSKMEGPCLSTKSSRMCFDAIKARLGNKKVLLVANDVDKIEKLDALANEFSWFGPGSRIIIVTQDKQLLSSWGVKSVYEVELLRCCEVGKLWRSEAFKQKQDPECLEGSMNLPGSNLFSSLKYLMNYLSDRDQLRERLNEIIYSL, encoded by the exons atgaaCACGGTCTTAAAGAAACGATCGTGctttaaaacaaaagttaagTCCTTACGACTATTCGAATCCAGGTCAtcgttatcttcttctttttctttccctCCAAAAAAATACGATGTCTTTTTGAGCTTCAGAGGCGCAGATACTCGCAAGAACTTCGTCAGTTTTCTGTACAAGGAGTTAGAGACCAAAGGCATTCAAACTTTCAAAGACGACAAGGCACTGGTGCGTGGCCGTCCGATTGCACCAGAGCTTGTCCAAGCCATCCAAGGGACAAGAATCGCCGTGGTGGTGGTCTCTCCGACTTACTCAGCTTCCTACTGGTGTCTTGAAGAGCTTGTTAAGATTTTGAAACTCGAGAAAAAAGGTTTGCTTATTGTGGTGCCGATTTTCTACGAGGTTGATCCTTGTCAAGTGAGGAGACAGAAGGGAGAAGTCGCGGAACAGTTCAAGAAACACAAGAAGAGATATAGCAGAGAAAGAGTCAGATCTTGGAGGAATGCGCTGACTAGGGTAACTATTCTCTCCGGCGACTGTTCAAAAAACTG CAAAGATGACGCGACGCTGGTTGATGGAATTACTAAGAGAATTTCAGAGATTTTGTCCACGGAAACACAAAGCAATGGTAATAACCTAATTGGTTTCGACAAACACATGAAGGAATTGTATCCGTTATTGGATCTAAATTCAGACGAAGGTGTTCAAGTAAGTGGAATTTGGGGAAGAGGAAGCAATGGAATATCAGCACTCGCGAGAGGCGTTTACCAAGACATCTCACCCAAATTTGAAGCTCATTGTTTTCTCGAAGACCTCAGAAAGATCTCACTAGATTGCCAAAAATCTCATCTACAAGAAGAGCTTCTTTCCAAGATGGAAGGTCCCTGCTTGAGCACAAAGAGCTCTCGCATGTGTTTTGACGCGATCAAAGCAAGGCTCGGGAACAAGAAGGTTCTGCTTGTGGCTAACGACGTGGACAAGATCGAAAAGTTAGATGCGCTTGCTAACGAATTTAGTTGGTTTGGTCCAGGGAGTAGAATCATCATAGTCACACAAGATAAGCAATTACTTAGTTCATGGGGTGTGAAGAGTGTCTACGAAGTTGAGCTCTTGAGATGCTGTGAAGTTGGTAAGCTGTGGAGGTCTGAAGCCTTCAAGCAAAAACAAGATCCTGAGTGTCTCGAGGGGTCCATGAATCTTCCTGGTAGTAATCTCTTTTCGTCCCTGAAatatttaatgaattatttgAGTGATAGAGATCAGCTTAGGGAAAGATTAAATGAGATAATATATAGTCTTTAG
- the LOC106406449 gene encoding toll/interleukin-1 receptor-like protein isoform X2: MNTVLKKRSCFKTKVKSLRLFESRSSLSSSFSFPPKKYDVFLSFRGADTRKNFVSFLYKELETKGIQTFKDDKALVRGRPIAPELVQAIQGTRIAVVVVSPTYSASYWCLEELVKILKLEKKGLLIVVPIFYEVDPCQVRRQKGEVAEQFKKHKKRYSRERVRSWRNALTRVTILSGDCSKNW, translated from the coding sequence atgaaCACGGTCTTAAAGAAACGATCGTGctttaaaacaaaagttaagTCCTTACGACTATTCGAATCCAGGTCAtcgttatcttcttctttttctttccctCCAAAAAAATACGATGTCTTTTTGAGCTTCAGAGGCGCAGATACTCGCAAGAACTTCGTCAGTTTTCTGTACAAGGAGTTAGAGACCAAAGGCATTCAAACTTTCAAAGACGACAAGGCACTGGTGCGTGGCCGTCCGATTGCACCAGAGCTTGTCCAAGCCATCCAAGGGACAAGAATCGCCGTGGTGGTGGTCTCTCCGACTTACTCAGCTTCCTACTGGTGTCTTGAAGAGCTTGTTAAGATTTTGAAACTCGAGAAAAAAGGTTTGCTTATTGTGGTGCCGATTTTCTACGAGGTTGATCCTTGTCAAGTGAGGAGACAGAAGGGAGAAGTCGCGGAACAGTTCAAGAAACACAAGAAGAGATATAGCAGAGAAAGAGTCAGATCTTGGAGGAATGCGCTGACTAGGGTAACTATTCTCTCCGGCGACTGTTCAAAAAACTGGTAA